In Glycine max cultivar Williams 82 chromosome 7, Glycine_max_v4.0, whole genome shotgun sequence, a single window of DNA contains:
- the LOC100812599 gene encoding trihelix transcription factor ASIL2: MDDDDEIQSHPSPASGSPPSSPRANGRITVTVAAPAPPPPPNSLALALPIQQPAKGNGGGGGGGGGREDCWSEGATAVLIDAWGERYLELSRGNLKQKHWKEVADIVSVREDYTKAPKTDIQCKNRIDTVKKKYKSEKAKIAAGATSKWPFYDRLEQLIGPSAKIPGVGGASGTSAAGNSNLQPQKVPLGIPVGVRGGANQFNHPHKQPQPVPLKNQKIQFRRRGPPVESDSEERDASSPASSDSFPPESFERKRPRLMSSNTTKGSGERRKAKGWGSAVRELTQAILKFGEAYEQAESSKLQQVVEMEKQRMKFAKDLELQRMQFFMKTQVEISQLKLGRKGGNPSNNHHGTTNNNNSNHNNNSGSE; the protein is encoded by the coding sequence ATGGACGACGACGACGAGATCCAGTCGCATCCTTCGCCGGCGAGCGGATCCCCTCCGTCGTCGCCGAGGGCGAACGGTCGGATAACGGTGACGGTCGCGGCTCCGGCGCCGCCACCACCGCCGAACAGTCTGGCATTAGCGCTTCCGATTCAGCAGCCGGCGAAGGGAAACGGCGGAGGAGGAGGCGGCGGCGGCGGAAGGGAGGATTGCTGGAGCGAAGGTGCGACGGCGGTGCTGATCGACGCGTGGGGAGAGAGGTATCTGGAACTGAGCAGAGGAAATCTGAAGCAGAAGCACTGGAAGGAGGTGGCGGATATCGTGAGCGTCAGAGAGGATTACACGAAGGCGCCGAAGACCGATATCCAGTGCAAAAACCGGATCGACACCGTTAAGAAGAAGTACAAATCGGAGAAGGCGAAGATCGCCGCCGGCGCCACCAGCAAGTGGCCGTTCTATGACCGACTGGAACAATTAATCGGTCCAAGCGCCAAGATCCCCGGCGTCGGCGGTGCCTCCGGCACCAGCGCTGCCGGAAACAGTAATTTACAACCGCAGAAAGTTCCGTTAGGAATTCCGGTCGGCGTTCGCGGCGGCGCGAATCAGTTTAACCATCCTCATAAACAGCCACAACCGGTTCCGTTGAAGAACCAGAAGATTCAGTTCCGGCGCCGCGGTCCTCCGGTGGAGTCCGATTCGGAGGAGCGAGACGCGTCGTCGCCGGCGTCGAGCGACAGTTTTCCGCCGGAGAGTTTCGAGAGGAAGAGGCCGCGGTTGATGAGTTCAAACACCACGAAAGGAAGCGGAGAAAGACGGAAGGCGAAGGGTTGGGGAAGCGCGGTGAGGGAACTGACGCAGGCGATTCTGAAATTCGGCGAGGCGTATGAACAAGCGGAGAGTTCGAAGCTGCAGCAGGTGGTGGAGATGGAGAAGCAGAGGATGAAATTCGCAAAGGATTTGGAGTTGCAGAGAATGCAGTTTTTCATGAAGACCCAGGTAGAGATTTCGCAGCTCAAACTTGGAAGAAAAGGTGGTAACCCTAGCAACAACCACCATGGCACCACCAACAATAACAACAGCAATCATAACAATAATAGTGGCAGTGAATGA